The following proteins are encoded in a genomic region of Anolis carolinensis isolate JA03-04 unplaced genomic scaffold, rAnoCar3.1.pri scaffold_12, whole genome shotgun sequence:
- the thoc2 gene encoding THO complex subunit 2 isoform X4, which translates to MAAATGMALPAEWIKTWEKSGKGEFLQLCRNLCEDTAVRGIQQALYELAYHVVKGNLKHDQACNVLNYVIEYRDDMPSILADVFCILDIETSCLEEKSKRDQFMQLVLACLYLVSDTILKERLDPDTLESLGLIKQSQQFNQKSVKIKTKLFYKQQKFNLLREENEGYAKLIAELGQDLSGSITSELILENIKSLIGCFNLDPNRVLDIILEVYECRPEYDEFFVPLIESYMYMCEPQTLCHILGFKFKFYQEPNGETPVSLYRVAAVLLQHNLIDLEDLYVHLLPGDNAILEDHKREIGEAKQIVRKLTMVVLSSEKTEEKEKEKEKEEEKTEKPPDNQKLGLLEAMLKIGDWQHAQSIMDQMPPFYATSHKSIAVALCQLLHVMIEPLYRRVGVPKGAKGTPVPALQNKRALKQVENFEDLRKEVFNMLCYLGPHLSHDPILFAKVVRLGKAFMKEYQSDGNKQDDKEKMELLFSCLLSITDQVLLPSLSLMDCNACMSEELWGMFKTFPYQYRYRLYGQWKNDTYNSHPLLVKVKAQTIDRAKYIMKRLTKENVKPSGRQIGKLSHSNPTILFDYILSQIQKYDNLITPVVDSLKYLTSLNYDVLAYCIIEALANPEKERMKHDDTTISSWLQSLASFCGAVFRKYPIELAGLLQYVANQLKAGKSFDLLILKEVVQKMAGIEITEEMTMEQLEAMTGGEQLKAEGGYFGQIRNTKKSSQRLKDALLDHDLALPLCLLMAQQRNGVIFQEGGEKHLKLVGKLYDQCHDTLVQFGGFLASNLSTEDYIKRVPSIDVLCNEFHTPHDAAFFLSRPMYAHHISSKYDELKKAEKGNKQQQKVHKYITSCELVMAPVHDAVISLHLPKVWDDISPQFYATFWSLTMYDLAVPHTSYEREVNKLRVQMKAIDDNQEMPPNKKKKEKERCTALQDKLLEEEKKQSEHVQRVLQRLKLEKDNWLLAKSTKNETITKFLQLCIFPRCIFSAIDAVYCARFVELVHQQKTPNFSTLLCYDRVFSDIIYTVASCTENEASRYGRFLCCMLETVTRWHSDRTIYEKECGNYPGFLTILRATGFDGGNKADQLDYENFRHVVHKWHYKLTKASVHCLETGEYTHIRNILIVLTKILPWYPKVVNLGQALERRVHKIYQEEKEKRPDLYALAMGYSGQLKSRKHCMVPENDFHHKDAPTGNAVPKAVQNGPGGGAGLPPSSLTINAAKLEESTAEETDKLKEKSQGAVKVINKAANTTPKVTTSNGNSSSNSKVVKEKEDKEKCGKEKEKEKKEKVPTATPEAKMLGKDGKEKPKEERTNKEDKARDTKEKTPKSDKEKEKAKRDEKLLKDEKSKIIVTNTESKTTIEKEREKEPSRERDVMKDMKTKENIRGGGGGGGEKAQVAGSLKSPVPRSDASDCEREQKRRKVDSHCSPSHSSTVKDNLSELKESSAKHYVNHSVPTLSKSKEREVDKKDLDKSRERSREREKKEEKERKDRKRDHSNSDREVPQDSMKRRKEENGTTGSSKHSKSVSPSDSPRSNEKEKEKNKSKSSSKEKGDSIKVEKMEKSSSGSKKESRHDKEKSEKKEKRDSTGGKEEKKHHKSSDKHR; encoded by the exons ATGGCGGCGGCAACGGGGATGGCGCTCCCTGCCGAGTGGATAAAGACTTGGGAGAAATCCGGCAAGGGCGAGTT CTTGCAGTTATGTCGTAATCTCTGTGAAGATACTGCTGTTAGAG GTATCCAGCAGGCTTTGTATGAGCTTGCCTATCACGTTGTGAAGGGAAACCTAAAGCATGATCAAGCATGTAATGTTCTCAATTACGTTATA GAATATCGAGACGACATGCCTTCCATCCTAGCTGATGTATTTTGCATATTAG ATATTGAAACTAGTTGTTTAGAAGAAAAAAGTAAGAGGGACCAGTTCATGCAGCTGGTGTTAGCGTGTTTG TACTTGGTTTCAGATACTATACTAAAGGAGCGCCTGGACCCAGATACATTGGAATCATTAGGGCTTATCAAGCAGTCTCAGCAGTTTAATCAAAAATCTGTGAAAATCAAGACAAAACTTTT TTATAAGCAGCAGAAATTCAATTTATTAAGAGAAGAAAATGAAGGTTATGCAAAGCTGATTGCTGAACTGGGACAAGATTTATCTGGAAGTATCACCAGTGAACTAATCCTAGAAAATATCAAATCTTTAATAG GATGTTTTAACCTGGATCCTAACAGAGTGCTCGATATTATCTTAGAAGTCTACGAATGCAGGCCAGAATACGATGAATTCTTCGTACCTTTGATAGAATCCTACATGTATATGTGTGAACCTCAAACTCTTTGTCATATCCTTGGATTCAAATTCAAATTCTATCAG GAGCCAAATGGAGAGACACCTGTTTCTTTATACAGAGTAGCAGCAGTGCTTTTGCAACACAATCTCATAGACTTGGAGGATCTCTATGTACAT CTTCTTCCAGGAGATAATGCTATCCTGGAAGACCACAAGCGAGAAATTGGAGAAGCTAAACAGATTGTGAGGAAGCTCACCATGGTGGTGTTATCTTCTGAAAAGacggaagagaaagagaaggaaaaggaaaaggaggaagaaaaaacagaaaag CCACCTGATAACCAAAAGCTGGGTTTATTAGAAGCGATGCTAAAAATTGGCGATTGGCAGCATGCACAAAGCATCATGGACCAAATGCCTCCGTTTTATGCCACTTCACACAAATCTATCGCTGTTGCCCTTTGCCAGCTTCTTCATGTGATGATTGAACCACTTTATCGCAG AGTTGGAGTCCCCAAAGGGGCCAAAGGGACCCCGGTCCCTGCTTTGCAGAATAAGAGAGCGCTCAAGCAAGTGGAAAACTTTGAAGATTTAAGAAAAGAAGTGTTCAATATGCTTTGTTATCTTGGACCACATCTCTCCCATGACCCCATATTATTTGCAAAAGTGGTGCGCCTTGGAAAAGCTTTCATGAAAGAG TACCAATCTGATGGGAACAAACAGGACGATAAAGAAAAAATG GAGCTATTATTCAGTTGTTTGCTGAGTATCACCGACCAGGTtttgcttccttctctttctctgatGGACTGCAATGCGTGCATGTCCGAAGAACTCTGGGGAATGTTTAAAACATTTCCATACCAGTACAG GTACCGCTTGTATGGCCAGTGGAAGAATGACACTTACAATAGCCACCCGCTGCTCGTGAAAGTTAAGGCTCAGACAATTGATAGAGCCAAATATATCATGAA GCGTTTAACCAAGGAAAATGTGAAGCCTTCTGGGAGACAAATTGGGAAACTGAgccacagcaacccaaccatttTATTTGACTAT ATTTTGTCTCAGATACAGAAGTACGATAATTTAATAACTCCAGTTGTGGATTCATTGAAATACCTCACTTCGCTGAACTATGATGTCTTGGCTT ATTGCATAATTGAAGCATTGGCTAATCCAGAGAAAGAGAGGATGAAACATGATGACACTACGATATCCAGTTGGCTTCAAA GTTTAGCTAGTTTTTGCGGTGCTGTTTTTCGCAAATATCCTATTGAACTGGCTGGTCTGCTTCAGTATGTGGCAAACCAACTAAAGGCTGGTAAAAG TTTTGACCTGCTTATTTTGAAAGAAGTGGTACAGAAAATGGCTGGGATAGAAATCACGGAAGAGATGACAATGGAGCAGCTGGAAGCCATGACTGGCGGAGAGCAACTCAAAGCAGAG GGTGGATATTTTGGCCAGATCAGGAACACTAAGAAATCTTCCCAGAGGCTGAAAGACGCCCTTTTGGACCACGATCTCGCCCTCCCGCTGTGTCTGCTCATGGCTCAGCAGCGAAACGGAGTCATCTTTCAAGAAGGAGGGGAGAAGCATTTGAAGCTGGTGGGGAAGCTCTATGATCAG TGCCATGACACGTTGGTCCAGTTCGGTGGGTTTTTAGCCTCCAATTTAAGCACAGAGGATTATATTAAGCGAGTGCCTTCTATTGACGTTCTCTGCAATGAGTTCCACACGCCTCACGACGCTGCATTTTTCCTCTCAAGGCCCATGTATGCGCACCATATTTCA TCAAAATACGATGAACTGAAAAAAGCCGAGAAGGGGAACAAGCAGCAGCAAAAGGTTCACAAGTATATTACGTCTTGTGAGCTTGTGATGGCTCCGGTCCACGATGCCGTGATCTCCTTGCACCTCCCAAAGGTCTGGGACGACATCAGCCCACAGTTCTATGCGACTTTCTGGTCGCTCACCATGTATGATCTGGCCGTGCCGCACACTAGCTACGAACGGGAAGTCAACAAACTCAGAGTCCAGATGAAAGCGATTGACGACAATCAGGAAATG CCTCCGaataaaaagaagaaggagaaagaacgtTGTACGGCGCTTCAGGATAAACttcttgaagaagaaaagaagcagTCAGAGCATGTGCAAAGGGTGCTGCAAAGGCTAAAACTGGAAAAGGATAATTGGCTTCTTGCAA AGTCTACAAAAAACGAGACCATAACCAAATTTCTGCAGTTGTGTATATTTCCTCGGTGTATTTTTTCTGCCATCGATGCTGTTTATTGTGCCCGCTTTGTGGAATTGGTGCACCAGCAGAAAACGCCCAATTTTTCCACCCTTCTTTGCTATGACAGA GTATTTTCTGATATAATCTATACCGTCGCGAGCTGTACGGAAAACGAAGCCAGTCGCTACGGCCGCTTCCTATGCTGCATGCTGGAAACGGTAACTCGATGGCATAGCGATAGGACCATATACGAAAAG GAATGTGGCAACTATCCAGGGTTCCTCACTATATTACGGGCAACTGGTTTTGATGGCGGAAACAAAGCTGACCAATTGGACTATGAGAATTTCCGGCACGTCGTACACAAGTGGCATTATAAACTGACAAAG GCATCGGTGCACTGCCTGGAAACGGGTGAATATACGCACATCCGAAATATCCTGATCGTGTTGACTAAAATCCTTCCCTGGTATCCCAAAGTGGTGAATCTGGGCCAAGCGTTGGAAAGAAGAGTCCACAAAATCTaccaggaagaaaaagaaaagaggcctGATCTATATGCCTTAGCAATGGG CTATTCTGGGCAGCTGAAAAGTAGAAAGCATTGCATGGTCCCGGAAAACGATTTCCACCACAAGGACGCGCCCACTGGGAACGCAGTGCCGAAAGCGGTGCAAAACGGGCCGGGAGGAGGAGCCGGGCTGCCCCCGTCTTCGCTCACGATTAACGCAGCTAAACTGGAAGAAAGCACTGCTGAGGAGACCG ATAAATTAAAAGAGAAATCTCAGGGTGCTGTTAAAGTGATTAATAAAGCTGCCAATACAACTCCAAAGGTGACCACAAGCAATGGAAACAGTTCTTCAAATAG CAAAGTTGTAAAAGAAAAGGAGGACAAAGAAAAATgtgggaaggaaaaagagaaggagaaaaaggagaaggtGCCAACTGCCACGCCTGAGGCCAAAATGCTtggaaaagatgggaaagaaAAGCCAAAGGAAGAGCGGACAAACAAAGAAGATAAAGCAAGAGATACCAAGGAGAAGACGCCCAAGTCGgacaaagagaaggagaaagcaaaGAGAGACGAGAAGTTGTTGAAGGATGAGAAGTCCAAGATTATCGTGACCAACACCGAGTCGAAAACAACaatagaaaaggaaagagagaaggaaccaTCCCGAGAGCGAGATGTAATGAAGGATATGAAGACCAAGGAAAAcattagaggaggaggaggaggaggaggagagaaggcaCAAGTTGCTGGGTCCTTGAAGTCCCCTGTTCCCCGCTCAGATGCCTCTGATTGTGAGAGGG aACAAAAACGCCGCAAAGTTGATAGCCACTGTTCTCCATCGCATTCCTCTACAGTAAAG GACAACCTCAGCGAACTCAAGGAATCTTCGGCAAAG
- the thoc2 gene encoding THO complex subunit 2 isoform X2 — MAAATGMALPAEWIKTWEKSGKGEFLQLCRNLCEDTAVRGIQQALYELAYHVVKGNLKHDQACNVLNYVIEYRDDMPSILADVFCILDIETSCLEEKSKRDQFMQLVLACLYLVSDTILKERLDPDTLESLGLIKQSQQFNQKSVKIKTKLFYKQQKFNLLREENEGYAKLIAELGQDLSGSITSELILENIKSLIGCFNLDPNRVLDIILEVYECRPEYDEFFVPLIESYMYMCEPQTLCHILGFKFKFYQEPNGETPVSLYRVAAVLLQHNLIDLEDLYVHLLPGDNAILEDHKREIGEAKQIVRKLTMVVLSSEKTEEKEKEKEKEEEKTEKPPDNQKLGLLEAMLKIGDWQHAQSIMDQMPPFYATSHKSIAVALCQLLHVMIEPLYRRVGVPKGAKGTPVPALQNKRALKQVENFEDLRKEVFNMLCYLGPHLSHDPILFAKVVRLGKAFMKEYQSDGNKQDDKEKMELLFSCLLSITDQVLLPSLSLMDCNACMSEELWGMFKTFPYQYRYRLYGQWKNDTYNSHPLLVKVKAQTIDRAKYIMKRLTKENVKPSGRQIGKLSHSNPTILFDYILSQIQKYDNLITPVVDSLKYLTSLNYDVLAYCIIEALANPEKERMKHDDTTISSWLQSLASFCGAVFRKYPIELAGLLQYVANQLKAGKSFDLLILKEVVQKMAGIEITEEMTMEQLEAMTGGEQLKAEGGYFGQIRNTKKSSQRLKDALLDHDLALPLCLLMAQQRNGVIFQEGGEKHLKLVGKLYDQCHDTLVQFGGFLASNLSTEDYIKRVPSIDVLCNEFHTPHDAAFFLSRPMYAHHISSKYDELKKAEKGNKQQQKVHKYITSCELVMAPVHDAVISLHLPKVWDDISPQFYATFWSLTMYDLAVPHTSYEREVNKLRVQMKAIDDNQEMPPNKKKKEKERCTALQDKLLEEEKKQSEHVQRVLQRLKLEKDNWLLAKSTKNETITKFLQLCIFPRCIFSAIDAVYCARFVELVHQQKTPNFSTLLCYDRVFSDIIYTVASCTENEASRYGRFLCCMLETVTRWHSDRTIYEKECGNYPGFLTILRATGFDGGNKADQLDYENFRHVVHKWHYKLTKASVHCLETGEYTHIRNILIVLTKILPWYPKVVNLGQALERRVHKIYQEEKEKRPDLYALAMGYSGQLKSRKHCMVPENDFHHKDAPTGNAVPKAVQNGPGGGAGLPPSSLTINAAKLEESTAEETDKLKEKSQGAVKVINKAANTTPKVTTSNGNSSSNSKVVKEKEDKEKCGKEKEKEKKEKVPTATPEAKMLGKDGKEKPKEERTNKEDKARDTKEKTPKSDKEKEKAKRDEKLLKDEKSKIIVTNTESKTTIEKEREKEPSRERDVMKDMKTKENIRGGGGGGGEKAQVAGSLKSPVPRSDASDCEREQKRRKVDSHCSPSHSSTVKGLALLAQVPVVSENCASSRLISIHFQQDNLSELKESSAKHYVNHSVPTLSKSKEREVDKKDLDKSRERSREREKKEEKERKDRKRDHSNSDREVPQDSMKRRKEENGTTGSSKHSKSVSPSDSPRSNEKEKEKNKSKSSSKEKGDSIKVEKMEKSSSGSKKESRHDKEKSEKKEKRDSTGGKEEKKHHKSSDKHR; from the exons ATGGCGGCGGCAACGGGGATGGCGCTCCCTGCCGAGTGGATAAAGACTTGGGAGAAATCCGGCAAGGGCGAGTT CTTGCAGTTATGTCGTAATCTCTGTGAAGATACTGCTGTTAGAG GTATCCAGCAGGCTTTGTATGAGCTTGCCTATCACGTTGTGAAGGGAAACCTAAAGCATGATCAAGCATGTAATGTTCTCAATTACGTTATA GAATATCGAGACGACATGCCTTCCATCCTAGCTGATGTATTTTGCATATTAG ATATTGAAACTAGTTGTTTAGAAGAAAAAAGTAAGAGGGACCAGTTCATGCAGCTGGTGTTAGCGTGTTTG TACTTGGTTTCAGATACTATACTAAAGGAGCGCCTGGACCCAGATACATTGGAATCATTAGGGCTTATCAAGCAGTCTCAGCAGTTTAATCAAAAATCTGTGAAAATCAAGACAAAACTTTT TTATAAGCAGCAGAAATTCAATTTATTAAGAGAAGAAAATGAAGGTTATGCAAAGCTGATTGCTGAACTGGGACAAGATTTATCTGGAAGTATCACCAGTGAACTAATCCTAGAAAATATCAAATCTTTAATAG GATGTTTTAACCTGGATCCTAACAGAGTGCTCGATATTATCTTAGAAGTCTACGAATGCAGGCCAGAATACGATGAATTCTTCGTACCTTTGATAGAATCCTACATGTATATGTGTGAACCTCAAACTCTTTGTCATATCCTTGGATTCAAATTCAAATTCTATCAG GAGCCAAATGGAGAGACACCTGTTTCTTTATACAGAGTAGCAGCAGTGCTTTTGCAACACAATCTCATAGACTTGGAGGATCTCTATGTACAT CTTCTTCCAGGAGATAATGCTATCCTGGAAGACCACAAGCGAGAAATTGGAGAAGCTAAACAGATTGTGAGGAAGCTCACCATGGTGGTGTTATCTTCTGAAAAGacggaagagaaagagaaggaaaaggaaaaggaggaagaaaaaacagaaaag CCACCTGATAACCAAAAGCTGGGTTTATTAGAAGCGATGCTAAAAATTGGCGATTGGCAGCATGCACAAAGCATCATGGACCAAATGCCTCCGTTTTATGCCACTTCACACAAATCTATCGCTGTTGCCCTTTGCCAGCTTCTTCATGTGATGATTGAACCACTTTATCGCAG AGTTGGAGTCCCCAAAGGGGCCAAAGGGACCCCGGTCCCTGCTTTGCAGAATAAGAGAGCGCTCAAGCAAGTGGAAAACTTTGAAGATTTAAGAAAAGAAGTGTTCAATATGCTTTGTTATCTTGGACCACATCTCTCCCATGACCCCATATTATTTGCAAAAGTGGTGCGCCTTGGAAAAGCTTTCATGAAAGAG TACCAATCTGATGGGAACAAACAGGACGATAAAGAAAAAATG GAGCTATTATTCAGTTGTTTGCTGAGTATCACCGACCAGGTtttgcttccttctctttctctgatGGACTGCAATGCGTGCATGTCCGAAGAACTCTGGGGAATGTTTAAAACATTTCCATACCAGTACAG GTACCGCTTGTATGGCCAGTGGAAGAATGACACTTACAATAGCCACCCGCTGCTCGTGAAAGTTAAGGCTCAGACAATTGATAGAGCCAAATATATCATGAA GCGTTTAACCAAGGAAAATGTGAAGCCTTCTGGGAGACAAATTGGGAAACTGAgccacagcaacccaaccatttTATTTGACTAT ATTTTGTCTCAGATACAGAAGTACGATAATTTAATAACTCCAGTTGTGGATTCATTGAAATACCTCACTTCGCTGAACTATGATGTCTTGGCTT ATTGCATAATTGAAGCATTGGCTAATCCAGAGAAAGAGAGGATGAAACATGATGACACTACGATATCCAGTTGGCTTCAAA GTTTAGCTAGTTTTTGCGGTGCTGTTTTTCGCAAATATCCTATTGAACTGGCTGGTCTGCTTCAGTATGTGGCAAACCAACTAAAGGCTGGTAAAAG TTTTGACCTGCTTATTTTGAAAGAAGTGGTACAGAAAATGGCTGGGATAGAAATCACGGAAGAGATGACAATGGAGCAGCTGGAAGCCATGACTGGCGGAGAGCAACTCAAAGCAGAG GGTGGATATTTTGGCCAGATCAGGAACACTAAGAAATCTTCCCAGAGGCTGAAAGACGCCCTTTTGGACCACGATCTCGCCCTCCCGCTGTGTCTGCTCATGGCTCAGCAGCGAAACGGAGTCATCTTTCAAGAAGGAGGGGAGAAGCATTTGAAGCTGGTGGGGAAGCTCTATGATCAG TGCCATGACACGTTGGTCCAGTTCGGTGGGTTTTTAGCCTCCAATTTAAGCACAGAGGATTATATTAAGCGAGTGCCTTCTATTGACGTTCTCTGCAATGAGTTCCACACGCCTCACGACGCTGCATTTTTCCTCTCAAGGCCCATGTATGCGCACCATATTTCA TCAAAATACGATGAACTGAAAAAAGCCGAGAAGGGGAACAAGCAGCAGCAAAAGGTTCACAAGTATATTACGTCTTGTGAGCTTGTGATGGCTCCGGTCCACGATGCCGTGATCTCCTTGCACCTCCCAAAGGTCTGGGACGACATCAGCCCACAGTTCTATGCGACTTTCTGGTCGCTCACCATGTATGATCTGGCCGTGCCGCACACTAGCTACGAACGGGAAGTCAACAAACTCAGAGTCCAGATGAAAGCGATTGACGACAATCAGGAAATG CCTCCGaataaaaagaagaaggagaaagaacgtTGTACGGCGCTTCAGGATAAACttcttgaagaagaaaagaagcagTCAGAGCATGTGCAAAGGGTGCTGCAAAGGCTAAAACTGGAAAAGGATAATTGGCTTCTTGCAA AGTCTACAAAAAACGAGACCATAACCAAATTTCTGCAGTTGTGTATATTTCCTCGGTGTATTTTTTCTGCCATCGATGCTGTTTATTGTGCCCGCTTTGTGGAATTGGTGCACCAGCAGAAAACGCCCAATTTTTCCACCCTTCTTTGCTATGACAGA GTATTTTCTGATATAATCTATACCGTCGCGAGCTGTACGGAAAACGAAGCCAGTCGCTACGGCCGCTTCCTATGCTGCATGCTGGAAACGGTAACTCGATGGCATAGCGATAGGACCATATACGAAAAG GAATGTGGCAACTATCCAGGGTTCCTCACTATATTACGGGCAACTGGTTTTGATGGCGGAAACAAAGCTGACCAATTGGACTATGAGAATTTCCGGCACGTCGTACACAAGTGGCATTATAAACTGACAAAG GCATCGGTGCACTGCCTGGAAACGGGTGAATATACGCACATCCGAAATATCCTGATCGTGTTGACTAAAATCCTTCCCTGGTATCCCAAAGTGGTGAATCTGGGCCAAGCGTTGGAAAGAAGAGTCCACAAAATCTaccaggaagaaaaagaaaagaggcctGATCTATATGCCTTAGCAATGGG CTATTCTGGGCAGCTGAAAAGTAGAAAGCATTGCATGGTCCCGGAAAACGATTTCCACCACAAGGACGCGCCCACTGGGAACGCAGTGCCGAAAGCGGTGCAAAACGGGCCGGGAGGAGGAGCCGGGCTGCCCCCGTCTTCGCTCACGATTAACGCAGCTAAACTGGAAGAAAGCACTGCTGAGGAGACCG ATAAATTAAAAGAGAAATCTCAGGGTGCTGTTAAAGTGATTAATAAAGCTGCCAATACAACTCCAAAGGTGACCACAAGCAATGGAAACAGTTCTTCAAATAG CAAAGTTGTAAAAGAAAAGGAGGACAAAGAAAAATgtgggaaggaaaaagagaaggagaaaaaggagaaggtGCCAACTGCCACGCCTGAGGCCAAAATGCTtggaaaagatgggaaagaaAAGCCAAAGGAAGAGCGGACAAACAAAGAAGATAAAGCAAGAGATACCAAGGAGAAGACGCCCAAGTCGgacaaagagaaggagaaagcaaaGAGAGACGAGAAGTTGTTGAAGGATGAGAAGTCCAAGATTATCGTGACCAACACCGAGTCGAAAACAACaatagaaaaggaaagagagaaggaaccaTCCCGAGAGCGAGATGTAATGAAGGATATGAAGACCAAGGAAAAcattagaggaggaggaggaggaggaggagagaaggcaCAAGTTGCTGGGTCCTTGAAGTCCCCTGTTCCCCGCTCAGATGCCTCTGATTGTGAGAGGG aACAAAAACGCCGCAAAGTTGATAGCCACTGTTCTCCATCGCATTCCTCTACAGTAAAG GGTCTGGCCCTGCTTGCCCAAGTCCCCGTGGTTTCTGAGAACTGTGCGAGCTCACGTCTCATCTCCATTCATTTCCAACAGGACAACCTCAGCGAACTCAAGGAATCTTCGGCAAAG